A stretch of DNA from Melospiza melodia melodia isolate bMelMel2 chromosome Z, bMelMel2.pri, whole genome shotgun sequence:
AGGGCAGGCAGGACTTGGAGCGCCGCCCGGCGTCCGGGTCCCCCCTGCGCTGAAAGGCGAGCACTCCCGAGGGCAGCTCCGGGTCTTTTAACACTGCTTTTGTACACAGATACAAAtgaagaaaatgaaatattttacaaCACTATGATTGTTTTCTGTCTTTGATTGTGCCAGACTGCTCAGGAGCGTGCATCTGGATTATAGACCTGCTAGAAaactgaacaaacaaacaaacaagcaaacaaactcaGCTGTTATTATTCCACACTCTGTTTTCCTACACTTATGTcagtgtgtttattttttttttttcctgagccaTGACCAAGCCAGAGGTGGCAGTTTGAAACGGGTGAAATAAAACCCCATAGAGTGGCTATAGAGCAGGTATTTTTTTTATcgcagcactggaggtgagggggATTTCTTCATCTAACCCACCCACCTTTGTCAAGTGCTGTGGTTTAGTTATACAGTAAGTATTGCTTAATATTGCTATGTCGTTATAACATCATCATATATGCACCGAAACTTAGTTACATAATGCTATCTCATGGATATAAATAGTTCTGTACTGTGGTTGCGCTTCCCTAATTTAggtggtcttggaggtcttcttCAATGAAGGCTTAAGGTGTTCCTCACAACTGAACTTTTCAACTTTGTCTTCAGAGCACGCACAGTTATGGTGTTCCTCGGTCTTTCTGGATCTAACTGGTCAAAATTCTTAATTTTGTGGCTAATTTGCTTTACATTTGCTAATTACTAATTagtacatcctgctgcttccCAATATAGCTACACCTGTCTATTTTTGAAACTATTCACCTGGAGAGTTTCTGTTTATTTAAGCATTAAGCAACTAGTTAACCATATACTGGCTCCTACATTGTCTAGAAAGTTATGATTCGGGTTATATTGGTATCTTATAACTCAAGATGTACAAGCATCTTGTAACTTTTACTCCAGCTACATAGGCATCACAGGGAATGACACTGTTGGGCGTGTTTATTTTGTGAGGGATTGTGTTAACTGACAGGGTGAATTCGTTATGTGCCGATGTGTTTCCTCTCCCAGATGCGTCTGCCTGCTGCCAGCCAATAAAGGTATAGATGTAACAAACAGAAAAGAGTTTACTCAATATTCAGTTGGTCCTTATGTTATCTTTATGGACCACCCTCCATTTAAATAACACAGTACGTGAGATTCAGTACAATATTTACATGCTTGACTTAAAAGAATACAGCAAAGGGACTGTGCAGATAACATGACACATAAAATCGTTTGCAAATCGCCATCTAATTTTTAAGCTCCAACGACACTAAGGCTTAGTGGATCACACTGCACCGACTTTGTGGAGCACAAACGGCGAGCCAGAGCCGTCTCCACCACCACCCGCTGTCAGCGGTCATCTCCAAGCCAGGGGCACTTCTGGGCCACCTCCGAGGGCAGGAGGAGAGACAGGGACCGCCCGTTCAGAGACACCAGGAGCTGAAGCTGGTCCATGCAGTCCCGCAGGAGCCCTTCTGGGTAGCCGCTGATTCGCAGGTCCAGGGGGCTGTGGTGGCGCAGGAGCCGGTCCGCAAGCCCCAGGCTGCTGGCGGCCAGCAGAGAGGGCGCGTATTTGGTGAAGGCATAGTCAGCCAGGCTGAGCTCCGCCATGCCCGCCGCCAGGCTCCGGGCATCGGCCGCCTCCCCCGCGTCGGTCCCCCGCGCCTCCAGCCGCACCCGGCTGAAGTGCTCCAGGAAGAAGCTGACGGTGGGCGCCGCCAGGTCGAAGTCCAGGCGATGCAGGACGATGCACTCCAGGTTGCGGAGCTGCTGGCGGGTGAAGGCGTCGCAGCAGAGGGCGAGGAGCTCTTTCACGCTAGGAGGGTGCACCTCCACCTGTGGGCGGGGACAGGAATGAGGGCGCTGCCGCCGGGAGCTGGCGCGGAGCCCGGCCTGTCCAAGGCGCCCTCAGGCCGGCCTCAGCGGGCCGCCACCCCCGGTGCGGGGCAGCCGGGATCGCCCCTACCTGTTTGCAGGCGATGAGCAGCGCTGTAACACCCAGGAGCTGGAAGCAGTCGGCGGCCACCGGGGTAGTGGCGAGAAAGCGGTCGAGGATGTTGACGGCCAGGCAGAGAGCCTCCAAGGAGAGCCCGAAATGCCGGTGCACGGGGATGAGCCAGCTGACCAGCTTGCAGCGCGCCTCTGCCGTCACCTACGGCACCGGCAGTGGGGATCAGGCGGGGCCGACCCCGGGCTCCCCCGCCCAttccccgccgccggccccgctgcccccacCTGCGGCTGCCGGGCGAGCGGCTCCCGCGGCTGGAAGCGGCTCTCCAGCCCCTTGCGGGAGCGGTACCAGCTCTCCCCGTAGTCGCGGAAAGCCTGCAGCTCCTGCGCGTtctcccccgccgccgccgcccccgggcgCCGCCGCCGCACCGGGCGCCGCGGACAGCCCCCAGGGGAGCCGCCGGGCCCCCGGCGCTCCGGAGTGCCGCCGCACCGCCCGCACCGCCCGCTCGCCGCCGTCACCATGGGGTGGGCGGCCGTGCCGGGTCCGCTCCGGTCGCGGCACTGGCTATTTGAGCGGAGCGGGGGCCCCCAAAGGTGTCACTGCCCGCCTCCCGGGCACCCCGCCCCGCCCGTCCCGTCGTCTGGGCGCTGAGGGGATCACCGTCTCCAAAACAAAATCCGAGCCACTGAAACGTTTTTCTCTTCTCTGCTGCTTGCCCTCGGGCAAAAAGGCTGTGGAGTCGCCATGTGCCCTCCCGACCACAGGCTCCTCGCTCTCCCGCGGCACAGACAGCAAACCAGACAGCTGTGCCGTAAACCCACAAATGTGGCCAGCTGAAGCTGCCGCCTCGATTTTGCCATTACCAACGCAGGCGTCTCTCCAGCTCCTAGCAGTTCAGCTCAGAACCTCGTGAGCTTTAACAACTACCCATCACTGCCCGTACATAACACTTCCAGTACAGGTCACCAGAAACAGCACAGGAGGACAGCAGGGGAGAAAGCCAAGAATGCTGGAGCTCGTGATGCAATCTGGGTCTCGGTTATGCTTACATCCATGGACTATTTATGTGATGGGGCACTATTTTAAACAGCTGAATGCAAGGAAATTAAAACAGTTCTGCACTCCACCCATTTATAGTGTGCTATAGATGTGGAAAGACCAGGAGAAAGAAAACCTCTTCTGGGTGAAGCACTGGGAAACATGGCAGTAGGAAACAAGAGCTTCAAGAAGCCAACGACACAGAAGAAAAACGAGAGGAGGTGGGAAGTCTACAGCGTGAATAGCAGGAGGAGGAACTCCTCTCCAAAGTGAGGACAGACACCAGGAGAACATGCTGCCTTTAAAAAACAGAACACATTGCAGACCACAGTTGAGATTACGGTGACAAAGATCCAGAGATACTGAATGGTCCTGTGTCTGACAAAAGCTTTGAGAAAAGTAACACAGAAGTGTTAACAGAAGTCTTTATTAAATAAATAGAGCAAAAGAGAAAGTTCATCCACC
This window harbors:
- the CCNO gene encoding cyclin-O translates to MVTAASGRCGRCGGTPERRGPGGSPGGCPRRPVRRRRPGAAAAGENAQELQAFRDYGESWYRSRKGLESRFQPREPLARQPQVTAEARCKLVSWLIPVHRHFGLSLEALCLAVNILDRFLATTPVAADCFQLLGVTALLIACKQVEVHPPSVKELLALCCDAFTRQQLRNLECIVLHRLDFDLAAPTVSFFLEHFSRVRLEARGTDAGEAADARSLAAGMAELSLADYAFTKYAPSLLAASSLGLADRLLRHHSPLDLRISGYPEGLLRDCMDQLQLLVSLNGRSLSLLLPSEVAQKCPWLGDDR